One window of uncultured Methanoregula sp. genomic DNA carries:
- a CDS encoding nucleotide sugar dehydrogenase gives MVPAAVSDATVCVVGLGYVGQPLAEAFSRHITTIGFEIDHRKVEQIQKSGSKIQATMDPARIKAADYVLICVPTPVTKTKQPDLKPVISAATVVGKNLKPGATVVLESTVYPGVTEEIVVPILERESGLRCGKGFFVGYSPERINPNDDAHTLDKITKIVAGMDEKTTDRLVELYGHVTKVYRAPDIKTAEAAKVIENIQRDLNIALMNELSLIFERMGLDTQAVLDAAGTKWNFHPYRPGLVGGHCIPVDPYYLVMKAEEIGYHPQVILAGRAINDSMPKHVADLAIKGLNEVGKVIKGSKVLIMGLTYKEDVPDTRESPVEEIVHALKEFKVDVYGYDPLLPDEVIERFGAKSLPLLDIKVDAVIIAVAHSQFREMPIGKIRGLMNDHPVLIDVRGMVDGGADKAGIYYRKL, from the coding sequence ATGGTACCAGCAGCAGTAAGCGATGCGACGGTCTGTGTTGTGGGACTCGGGTATGTAGGCCAGCCACTCGCAGAAGCATTTTCGCGGCATATCACGACTATCGGTTTTGAGATCGATCACCGGAAAGTCGAGCAGATCCAGAAATCGGGATCGAAAATACAGGCAACAATGGATCCGGCGCGAATCAAAGCAGCAGACTACGTGCTCATCTGTGTTCCGACACCGGTAACCAAAACCAAGCAACCCGACCTGAAACCGGTAATCTCTGCCGCAACGGTCGTGGGAAAGAACCTGAAACCGGGTGCGACCGTCGTCCTGGAGTCTACCGTCTATCCCGGGGTAACAGAGGAAATTGTTGTTCCCATTCTTGAGCGGGAATCCGGTCTTAGGTGCGGGAAAGGTTTTTTTGTCGGCTACTCCCCCGAACGGATCAACCCTAATGACGATGCCCATACGCTCGATAAGATAACCAAGATCGTTGCAGGGATGGATGAAAAGACTACTGACCGGCTCGTCGAGCTTTACGGCCATGTCACGAAAGTCTACCGTGCGCCGGATATCAAAACCGCAGAAGCCGCAAAAGTGATCGAGAACATCCAGCGGGACCTGAACATAGCGCTGATGAATGAACTCTCTCTTATTTTTGAACGGATGGGTCTTGATACCCAGGCCGTGCTCGACGCTGCCGGGACCAAATGGAATTTTCACCCGTACAGGCCGGGGCTTGTCGGCGGCCATTGCATACCCGTTGATCCTTATTATCTCGTGATGAAAGCCGAAGAGATCGGGTATCATCCCCAGGTGATCCTCGCCGGGCGGGCGATCAATGATTCCATGCCAAAACATGTAGCGGACCTGGCAATCAAGGGACTCAACGAAGTGGGAAAAGTTATCAAGGGCTCCAAAGTCCTGATCATGGGTCTGACCTACAAAGAGGATGTCCCGGATACCCGTGAATCCCCGGTGGAAGAAATTGTCCATGCCCTCAAAGAGTTCAAAGTGGATGTCTATGGCTATGATCCGCTGCTTCCTGATGAAGTGATTGAGCGGTTCGGTGCAAAATCGCTTCCCCTTTTGGATATTAAGGTTGATGCGGTGATCATTGCGGTGGCACATTCGCAGTTCAGGGAAATGCCGATCGGGAAGATCCGGGGACTGATGAACGATCATCCGGTGCTGATCGATGTGAGGGGGATGGTGGATGGTGGTGCTGATAAAGCGGGGATTTATTACCGGAAATTGTGA
- a CDS encoding SDR family oxidoreductase, producing MRFVITGGAGFIGSHIADALVHRGDEVVILDNLFSGKMENIRHLLDNKSVTFIKGSITDDGCLEQACRNADGIFHEAAITSVPRSVKDPVASNEANVSGTLKVLVAAQKYGVKKILYASSSSVYGDTPTLPKREDMIPNPKSPYAVTKLTGENYLKVFQELYGIKTVSLRYFNVFGPRQDPKSEYSAVIPKFITRVMQRESPIIYGDGTQTRDFTFVKDVVQANLRAMDSTAQGVFNVAYESRISLTELAQMIMKTLGNDLPVKFEPPRSGDIHDSLAAISAAKKAFGYAPEYTVKTGLEETIRWYQQQ from the coding sequence ATGCGATTTGTTATAACCGGGGGGGCTGGGTTCATTGGCTCGCACATTGCCGATGCCCTTGTTCATCGTGGGGATGAGGTGGTTATCCTGGATAACCTTTTTTCCGGGAAGATGGAAAATATCCGGCATCTCCTGGATAATAAGTCAGTAACATTCATCAAGGGAAGTATCACCGATGATGGATGCCTGGAACAAGCCTGCAGGAATGCCGATGGCATCTTCCATGAAGCAGCCATTACATCCGTGCCGCGATCAGTCAAAGATCCTGTTGCCTCGAATGAGGCGAATGTGAGCGGGACATTAAAGGTTCTCGTTGCAGCGCAAAAATACGGGGTAAAAAAGATCCTGTATGCGTCTTCATCCTCCGTGTACGGCGACACGCCCACTCTTCCCAAACGGGAAGATATGATCCCGAATCCCAAATCCCCGTACGCGGTTACAAAACTCACCGGAGAAAATTACCTTAAGGTTTTCCAGGAACTCTACGGCATAAAGACGGTCTCGTTACGGTATTTCAATGTGTTCGGGCCCCGGCAGGATCCAAAATCGGAATATTCCGCGGTGATTCCGAAATTTATCACGCGTGTCATGCAGCGGGAGTCCCCGATTATCTATGGGGATGGCACCCAGACGCGGGATTTCACCTTTGTTAAGGATGTTGTTCAGGCAAACCTGCGTGCAATGGACAGCACTGCGCAGGGAGTCTTTAATGTAGCATATGAGAGCCGGATTTCCCTTACGGAACTTGCGCAGATGATCATGAAGACTCTTGGAAATGATCTTCCCGTGAAATTTGAGCCCCCCCGTTCAGGAGATATCCACGATTCTCTTGCGGCGATCTCGGCTGCCAAAAAAGCGTTTGGGTATGCACCGGAATATACCGTAAAAACCGGATTAGAGGAGACGATACGATGGTACCAGCAGCAGTAA
- a CDS encoding type II toxin-antitoxin system RelE/ParE family toxin: MIYRVLFTHHAEKAFTALPQVARIRIEIALENYAADPFHRQDVKKVKGCPPDKPRYRIRIGEYRATFRIIRDKLVICVVAVGKKKNYEY; encoded by the coding sequence ATGATCTACCGGGTACTATTCACCCATCATGCCGAGAAAGCATTTACTGCATTGCCCCAGGTGGCACGTATCAGAATCGAAATCGCGCTTGAAAATTATGCCGCTGATCCCTTTCATCGCCAGGATGTAAAGAAAGTAAAGGGATGCCCGCCCGACAAGCCCCGGTACCGGATCAGGATTGGCGAATACCGGGCAACATTCCGGATAATCCGGGACAAACTGGTTATTTGTGTTGTGGCAGTTGGGAAAAAGAAGAATTACGAATACTGA
- a CDS encoding DUF2111 domain-containing protein encodes MHRYTMSCSAEAGDLEPIVLAVHELIHRLPVTAKSRERNGIRVEDGRVVDRNYNGPILLEAIEKNQQIQTTPVSGPYKGVPVRVTPFRDCDGSAIGAIGIVDITGIFDLATLMEHQSEILKQVCGKDPCPLPSERIDSKR; translated from the coding sequence ATGCACCGTTATACCATGTCCTGCAGCGCAGAGGCAGGCGACCTTGAACCCATCGTCCTTGCAGTCCACGAGCTGATCCACCGGCTTCCCGTTACGGCAAAATCACGTGAGCGAAACGGGATCCGGGTCGAGGATGGACGGGTCGTAGATCGCAATTATAACGGCCCGATACTTTTGGAAGCAATAGAAAAGAACCAGCAGATACAGACAACCCCCGTGAGCGGCCCCTACAAAGGAGTGCCGGTAAGGGTGACTCCGTTCCGGGATTGCGACGGATCTGCTATCGGCGCCATCGGGATTGTTGACATTACCGGCATTTTTGATCTGGCCACCCTGATGGAACACCAGTCAGAAATCCTCAAACAGGTATGCGGCAAAGATCCCTGCCCGCTTCCCTCCGAAAGAATAGACTCCAAACGGTGA
- a CDS encoding biotin--[acetyl-CoA-carboxylase] ligase, with translation MPESAFKVLEILERAGGPVSGETISNELGVTRSAVWKQVNELRMMGYDISSSQKEGYRLTHASNKLLPYEIHKKLHTQVIGKKMRYIDSTPSTIGVGKHLCQEGNIEKIHGTVIIAEEQTGGVGRMGRAWVSPRGGIWITIILKPHIPIDHIFMITMAGSIAVARAIRKEFDIGALIKWPNDIFIGNKKVAGLLLELDAEADTVHYCLLSIGIDVNVPISNFSAVIQKDITSIQAELGHEVDRASLLARALKEFESRFLLIESGEYNTIIQEWKSISCTLENQVQIRTLKNTFEGEAVDIDEYGALIIKKPNGKLERVIAGDCHHQ, from the coding sequence TTGCCCGAATCTGCATTCAAAGTCCTTGAAATTCTCGAACGCGCCGGCGGGCCGGTGTCCGGGGAAACCATCAGCAATGAACTGGGCGTTACCCGTTCCGCGGTCTGGAAGCAGGTAAATGAGCTGCGCATGATGGGATATGACATCTCTTCGTCCCAGAAGGAGGGCTACAGGCTCACCCATGCCAGCAACAAGCTGCTGCCGTATGAGATCCATAAAAAACTGCATACACAGGTCATCGGCAAAAAGATGAGATATATCGACAGCACGCCATCCACGATCGGGGTTGGCAAGCACCTTTGCCAGGAGGGAAATATCGAGAAGATCCATGGGACCGTGATAATTGCCGAAGAACAGACCGGCGGCGTGGGCCGGATGGGCAGGGCCTGGGTCTCTCCCCGGGGCGGCATCTGGATTACTATCATTCTCAAGCCCCACATCCCCATTGATCACATCTTCATGATCACCATGGCGGGATCGATTGCCGTTGCCCGCGCAATCCGGAAAGAGTTTGACATTGGTGCCCTGATAAAATGGCCGAACGACATTTTTATCGGCAACAAGAAAGTTGCCGGCCTCCTGCTCGAGCTCGATGCTGAGGCAGACACCGTCCATTACTGCCTCCTCAGTATCGGCATTGATGTCAATGTGCCAATCAGCAATTTTTCTGCGGTCATCCAGAAAGATATCACATCGATACAGGCTGAACTGGGACACGAGGTGGACCGGGCATCGCTGTTAGCGCGGGCCCTCAAAGAATTCGAGAGCCGGTTCCTTCTCATTGAAAGCGGGGAGTACAACACGATCATCCAGGAATGGAAAAGCATCTCCTGCACGCTCGAGAACCAGGTCCAGATACGAACCCTCAAGAATACTTTTGAAGGGGAAGCAGTTGATATTGATGAATACGGGGCCCTCATTATCAAGAAACCCAATGGCAAGCTCGAACGCGTGATTGCCGGGGACTGCCACCACCAGTAA
- a CDS encoding biotin transporter BioY, which translates to MFGDLQKSRVIAYSAAFLGLITLGSWISIPCFPVPFTLQTLFILLAGAVMRRYAVIPVSLYIGLGVLGLPVFHNGMAGLGILLGPTGGYLIGFIFAALIAGLAYESPSRYARFGGLAMATAAIYVCGIAWLMYSLGLNFLIAFSTGVLPFIIGDVIKASAAYLIAERIP; encoded by the coding sequence ATGTTTGGAGACCTGCAAAAATCCCGGGTTATTGCCTATTCAGCAGCATTTCTCGGCCTCATTACCCTGGGAAGCTGGATATCCATCCCATGTTTTCCCGTACCGTTCACGCTCCAGACACTGTTTATACTCCTTGCCGGCGCAGTGATGCGACGGTATGCGGTCATACCGGTCTCGCTCTACATCGGTCTTGGCGTGCTCGGCCTCCCGGTTTTCCACAACGGCATGGCAGGTCTCGGCATTCTCCTCGGACCGACCGGAGGATACCTCATCGGGTTTATCTTCGCCGCTCTGATCGCCGGGCTTGCATACGAAAGCCCGTCCCGGTATGCAAGATTCGGGGGACTGGCAATGGCAACTGCTGCCATCTACGTGTGTGGCATTGCCTGGCTGATGTATTCCCTTGGATTAAATTTCCTCATCGCATTCTCCACCGGTGTACTGCCATTCATTATCGGGGATGTAATCAAGGCATCAGCTGCATACCTGATCGCGGAACGGATTCCATGA
- a CDS encoding energy-coupling factor ABC transporter ATP-binding protein: MITFDHLRCKNLFIDSLVIPEGITSVIGKNGSGKTTLLKAIAGIQLPEAGSIHIDGTLPRETETGWVNEFPDRNILFNRVPDEIAAALRFRQVPCDEIDGRVAALMESMGILHLKGRLMRELSGGEKILVALAAALVHRPRVLVLDEYDSHLDAKKVGEIESVIRKSNVPYVIRCTQQMETAALGDFVIFLEEGRINYAGTPGSVFASLKNTPFYPFSWRIAE, encoded by the coding sequence ATGATCACGTTCGATCACCTCCGCTGTAAAAATCTCTTCATCGATTCCCTTGTTATTCCCGAAGGAATTACTTCGGTTATCGGAAAAAATGGCAGCGGAAAAACAACCCTGCTGAAAGCAATTGCAGGAATACAACTCCCGGAAGCGGGGTCGATACATATCGATGGCACCCTTCCCCGGGAAACGGAAACCGGCTGGGTGAACGAATTTCCGGATCGGAATATCCTTTTCAACCGGGTACCGGACGAGATTGCCGCCGCCCTCAGGTTCCGGCAGGTCCCGTGCGATGAAATCGATGGGCGGGTTGCGGCCCTGATGGAATCGATGGGAATCCTGCACCTGAAAGGGCGGCTGATGCGCGAACTTTCCGGGGGGGAAAAAATACTCGTTGCCCTTGCGGCAGCACTTGTCCACCGGCCACGAGTCCTTGTCCTTGACGAATACGACTCCCATCTCGATGCAAAAAAGGTCGGGGAGATCGAGAGTGTTATCCGGAAAAGCAATGTGCCATATGTAATCCGGTGCACCCAGCAGATGGAGACTGCTGCACTCGGGGACTTTGTCATATTTCTTGAAGAGGGCCGGATCAACTATGCCGGAACTCCCGGTTCGGTTTTTGCCAGCCTTAAAAATACCCCATTCTACCCATTCTCGTGGAGGATTGCGGAATGA
- a CDS encoding energy-coupling factor ABC transporter ATP-binding protein, with protein sequence MKIVLDNVRAIRGDWSLIASGEIASGIHLLTGEVGCGKTTLALMLAGFFSPASGIIEKAGISSEMISFQFPEYHITGTTLADECRSWGLDHSVILAREHISRTQDTDPLSLSRGELKRLHLSCILEKKYDLLILDEPFSSLDCSEKERYCRILSQKSHGITFILTHEQSFFPRVDYLWEIRGGQLVCLGRTPEAILRWEQAPPVIKKLIGSGRAPQNLAPENLLEAVCRT encoded by the coding sequence ATGAAAATCGTTCTCGATAACGTCCGGGCGATACGCGGGGACTGGTCCCTGATTGCCAGCGGAGAGATCGCTTCCGGCATCCATCTTCTCACGGGCGAAGTCGGCTGCGGGAAAACAACTCTTGCCTTAATGCTAGCCGGGTTTTTTTCGCCTGCATCGGGAATCATTGAAAAGGCTGGAATCTCTTCGGAGATGATCTCATTCCAGTTCCCCGAATATCATATAACCGGCACTACCCTCGCGGATGAGTGCCGTTCCTGGGGCCTTGACCATTCTGTAATCCTCGCACGGGAACATATTTCCCGGACACAGGACACCGATCCGCTCTCGCTGAGCCGGGGCGAATTAAAACGTCTCCATCTGTCCTGCATTCTCGAAAAAAAGTATGACCTGCTCATTCTCGATGAGCCATTCAGTTCCCTTGACTGTTCTGAAAAAGAGCGGTATTGCCGGATTCTTTCCCAAAAATCCCACGGCATAACGTTCATCCTCACCCATGAACAATCGTTTTTTCCCCGGGTCGATTACCTCTGGGAGATACGCGGGGGCCAGCTGGTCTGCCTTGGTAGAACACCGGAGGCGATACTCAGGTGGGAGCAGGCTCCCCCGGTTATAAAAAAACTGATTGGATCCGGAAGGGCACCGCAGAATCTTGCACCCGAAAATCTCCTGGAGGCAGTATGCAGGACGTGA